The proteins below are encoded in one region of Triticum aestivum cultivar Chinese Spring chromosome 1B, IWGSC CS RefSeq v2.1, whole genome shotgun sequence:
- the LOC123122620 gene encoding DNA ligase 1, translated as MFLPRATTSLHSLLRCQFRPLPSPKTLAITLAPPPLLLRPRLCSSSSSSRRASPAAVKSGEKRPPARLKRAAAVTPLAAGGADMSSSGGAGGKRSVADVLMGNARDAARKAKKGAPAASGVPSPKKPRTKTAAEADGATAEPAVDEKPPSPAKSPVKSKRPSSPPKSKSKADDAPEAKKRSPSPTTSKTLAAAAKLEAAEKPLSPKRAKTLAAKSDAKPSDQALVSQSKDQASQPEDKKTKISNATKSEEVNTTLELKKKGSEFDPMAAAYWKPGEPVPFLFLARALDLISNESGRIVITEILSNVFRTIIATTPEDLLATVYLSANRIAPPHEGIELGIGDASIIRALSEAYGRKEEHVKKNLKELGDLGLVAKASRSSQKMMYKPKPLTISRVLDTFRTIAKESGKDSQDKKRSHIKGLLVAATDCEPQYIIRLLQSKMRIGLAEKTVQMALGQAAVYSEKGSPPKKVQSPFEEAAKIIKEAYSVLPVYDKIVPTLLDAGVWKLPETCNFSIGVPVGPMLAKATKSVSEIIDKFQGREYTCEYKYDGERAQIHCMEDGTVEIYSRNAERNTGKYPDVVDAISRIRKPTVKSFVLDCEIVAYDREKKRILPFQILSTRARKGVTINDIKVSVCTFGFDILYINGKPLLQEQLKVRREHLYNSFEEVPGVFQLATAITSNDLEEIQKFLDLSVNSSCEGLIIKTLDTDATYEPAKRSNNWLKLKKDYMDSVGDSLDLVPIAAFHGRGKRTGVYGSFLLACYDEHNEEYQTICNIGTGFSEQQLEERSTSLRSKVIKNPKAYYRFADTTDPDVWFEPSEVWEVKAADLSISPVHRAANGIVDPNKGISLRFPRLLRVRDDKNPEHATTAEQVADMYRAQKINHSHNQEDEDDD; from the exons ATGTTCCTCCCTCGAGCCACCACCTCGCTCCACTCCCTGCTGCGATGCCAGTTCCGCCCGCTCCCCTCGCCTAAAACCC TAGCCATTAccctcgccccgccgcccctgcTCCTCCGCCCCCGCCTCTGctcgtcctcatcctcctcccgCCGCGCCTCCCCTGCCGCCGTCAAATCCGGCGAGAAGAGGCCGCCCGCGAGGCTgaagagggcggcggcggtgacgccACTAGCAGCGGGAGGAGCAGACATGTCGTCCTCGGGAGGCGCCGGGGGGAAGCGCTCCGTGGCGGATGTGCTCATGGGGAACGCGCGGGACGCCGCCAGGAAGGCCAAGAAGGGGGCCCCGGCCGCCTCCGGGGTCCCGTCTCCCAAGAAGCCCAGGACGAAGACGGCCGCCGAGGCCGACGGCGCGACGGCCGAGCCGGCGGTGGACGAGAAACCGCCTTCGCCGGCCAAGTCGCCCGTTAAGTCGAAGCGCCCATCGTCGCCACCCAAGTCCAAGTCGAAGGCCGACGACGCTCCTGAGGCCAAGAAGAGGTCCCCGTCGCCCACGACGTCCAAAACGCTAGCCGCGGCCGCGAAATTGGAGGCCGCGGAGAAGCCCCTCTCGCCGAAGAGGGCCAAAACCCTAGCGGCCAAATCTGACGCTAAGCCCTCTGACCAAGCCCTTGTCTCTCAATCTAAAGACCAGGCGTCTCAACCCGAGGATAAGAAGACCAAAATCTCAAATGCCACCAAGTCAGAGGAGGTGAATACCACTCTCGAGCTCAAGAAGAAAGGCAGTGAGTTTGATCCCATGGCTGCTGCCTACTGGAAGCCCGGCGAGCCTGTGCCATTCCTCTTCTTGGCTCGGGCACTCGACCTCATCTCCAACGAGTCTGGCCGGATTGTCATTACAGAGATCCTGTCAAACGTGTTCCGTACGATTATTGCCACAACTCCAGAGGATCTCCTTGCGACAGTATACCTCTCCGCTAACCGGATTGCGCCACCTCACGAAGGGATTGAGCTTGGTATTGGGGATGCATCAATCATCCGTGCACTTTCCGAGGCATACGGCCGCAAAGAGGAGCATGTCAAAAAGAACCTCAAG GAATTGGGTGATTTGGGGCTTGTGGCGAAAGCAAGCAGGTCGTCACAGAAGATGATGTACAAGCCAAAACCACTGACGATATCACGTGTGCTTGATACCTTTCGGACAATCGCAAAG GAATCTGGCAAAGACAGTCAAGATAAGAAAAGAAGTCATATCAAAGGACTTCTTGTTGCTGCAACAGACTGTGAACCTCAATACATTATACGACTTCTTCAG TCGAAGATGCGTATTGGGTTGGCAGAGAAAACTGTCCAAATGGCTCTTGGGCAAGCTGCTGTATATTCTGAAAAAGGGTCCCCGCCAAAAAAAGTCCAATCACCTTTTGAAGAG GCTGCAAAAATAATTAAAGAAGCATATTCGGTTCTTCCAGTCTATGATAAAATTGTCCCGACTCTTCTTGATGCTGGTGTTTGGAAACTTCCAGAAACATGCAATTTCTCCATAGGTGTCCCTGTTGGTCCTATGTTGGCAAAAGCAACAAAATCTGTATCAGAGATTATTGACAAGTTTCAAGGTCGTGAGTACACTTGTGAGTACAAGTATGATGGTGAACGGGCCCAG ATTCATTGCATGGAGGATGGAACAGTAGAAATTTATAGTCGGAACGCTGAAAGGAATACTGGGAAGTACCCTGATGTTGTTGATGCAATTTCTAG AATCCGAAAGCCTACAGTTAAGTCATTTGTCCTAGATTGTGAAATTGTTGCTTATGACCGCGAAAAGAAGAGAATTTTACCCTTTCAG ATACTCAGCACAAGGGCCCGCAAGGGTGTTACTATAAATGACATCAAAGTATCAGTCTGTACTTTTGGCTTTGATATTCTTTACATCAATGGGAAACCTCTTCTCCAGGAACAACTTAAAGTTCGACGAGAG CATCTTTACAACTCTTTCGAGGAAGTGCCAGGTGTTTTTCAACTGGCAACTGCAATTACATCAAATGACCTCGAGGAGATACAGAAATTTCTTGACTTATCTGTCAACTCCAG TTGTGAAGGGTTGATTATCAAGACATTGGATACAGATGCTACATATGAGCCAGCGAAGCGGTCAAACAATTGGTTGAAATTGAAGAAAGATTACATGGACAG TGTTGGAGACTCTTTAGACTTAGTGCCAATTGCTGCTTTTCATGGAAGAGGAAAACGAACTG GTGTATATGGATCGTTCCTCTTGGCATGCTATGATGAGCATAATGAAGAATACCAAACAATCTGCAATATAG GTACTGGATTTTCTGAGCAACAACTTGAAGAACGTTCTACGAGCCTTCGAAGTAAAGTAATAAAGAACCCAAAG GCATATTATAGGTTCGCTGACACAACTGACCCAGATGTGTGGTTTGAGCCGTCAGAG GTGTGGGAGGTCAAAGCTGCTGATTTGAGCATAAGTCCAGTTCATCGTGCTGCTAATGGGATAGTTGATCCAAATAAG GGCATCTCTCTAAGATTTCCTCGTTTGTTGCGGGTCCGTGATGATAAAAACCCAGAACATGCAACCACAGCTGAGCAA GTTGCTGACATGTATCGTGCTCAAAAAATAAACCACTCGCACAACcaagaagatgaggatgatgactgA